A region from the Chlamydiales bacterium genome encodes:
- a CDS encoding GxxExxY protein, which translates to MQDLPHYNLTKNILKCCFEVMNTLGAGFLESVYKNALIISLMEDGLQITSEKGFEVIFKNRKIGLFIPDLIVEKTVIIELKCCEHLLAEHQAQLINYLKVTGIQLGLLVNFGKRKLEYKRLHHPAYPAACDLPYPVLSS; encoded by the coding sequence ATGCAGGATTTACCCCATTACAATTTAACAAAAAACATTCTCAAATGCTGCTTCGAGGTAATGAATACTCTAGGAGCCGGTTTTCTTGAGTCTGTATATAAAAACGCGCTAATTATCTCACTGATGGAAGATGGTTTGCAGATAACTAGCGAAAAAGGCTTTGAGGTGATCTTTAAAAACCGAAAAATTGGTCTATTTATCCCAGATCTTATTGTTGAAAAAACAGTAATTATTGAGTTGAAGTGTTGTGAGCACCTATTAGCTGAACATCAAGCGCAGCTCATCAACTATTTAAAGGTGACGGGTATCCAGCTTGGATTATTAGTAAATTTTGGTAAGAGGAAGTTGGAATATAAAAGATTGCACCATCCTGCATATCCTGCCGCTTGCGATCTTCCTTATCCTGTTCTATCTTCGTGA
- a CDS encoding SUMF1/EgtB/PvdO family nonheme iron enzyme, with protein MERTLGDYQILKEMGVGALGALYLGHHSFLKRSFLLKVLPEDLAADQNFRKRFEELVAALASIDHPHLAKVHNISFSSGKYFLVSDFIFSSREDLSTLSDFLAARKDPLNEGELFSIVEQIASALNCLHEKGVSHGSISLNNVFISNDGKSLSVSLADAGLSSLLSADKLLRRTYDVLLNDAHLSFFSRHFAFLPPEQRNLTSVDARAGDIYAFGVLVYYMIMGFYPEGFFSLPSQAHPEYKLAWDHLIIQCLQPDPVKRPLSLNAVVKALHGQDAKTEGTALKPKIKEPELIRPEFDEDPGAIFQKDTSVAQFRPKPQEIKELDPILSEMVIIKGGNFHRGSNNGGRDEIPRHMITLDSFAIDIHPVTNEQFVRFLQAMGGEKDAQNSDIIRLRESRIKRSGGKLNIESGYSKHPVVGVTWYGAIAYAKWVGKRLPTEAEWEVAACGNLEDSTYPTGANIERSQANFFSSDTTTVMSYPPNSCGLYDMAGNVYEWCSDWYGYHYYDVSVQEPNNPPGPAQGIYRVLRGGCWKSLKEDMRCSHRHRNNPGTMNGTYGFRCAADVQ; from the coding sequence ATGGAAAGAACACTTGGCGACTATCAGATTTTAAAAGAGATGGGAGTAGGTGCGCTCGGTGCGCTCTATCTCGGACACCACAGTTTTCTGAAACGCTCTTTTCTCCTTAAAGTCCTACCTGAAGATTTAGCCGCGGACCAGAACTTCCGCAAGAGATTTGAAGAGCTGGTGGCGGCTCTTGCGAGCATCGACCATCCGCACCTTGCAAAGGTGCATAACATCTCATTCTCTTCGGGCAAATACTTTCTTGTTAGCGACTTTATTTTTAGCAGTCGGGAAGATCTCAGTACGCTTTCCGATTTTCTTGCGGCGCGAAAAGATCCTCTTAATGAAGGCGAGCTCTTCTCTATCGTTGAACAGATCGCCTCGGCACTAAACTGCTTGCATGAGAAGGGAGTTTCTCATGGGTCGATCTCGCTTAATAACGTTTTCATCTCGAACGATGGGAAGAGCCTATCCGTATCGCTTGCGGATGCGGGGCTTAGCTCTCTTCTTAGTGCAGATAAGTTGCTGCGCCGCACTTATGATGTTTTATTAAATGATGCTCATTTGAGCTTCTTTTCACGCCACTTCGCCTTCCTGCCGCCAGAACAGAGAAATCTAACAAGTGTCGACGCAAGAGCAGGTGATATCTATGCGTTTGGAGTGCTCGTCTACTACATGATCATGGGCTTCTATCCAGAAGGCTTCTTTTCGCTGCCGTCTCAGGCACATCCGGAATATAAACTCGCATGGGACCATCTAATCATCCAGTGCTTGCAGCCCGATCCTGTAAAACGACCTCTCTCTTTGAACGCTGTTGTCAAAGCTCTTCATGGGCAAGATGCGAAGACCGAGGGCACTGCTTTAAAGCCAAAAATTAAAGAGCCAGAACTCATAAGGCCAGAGTTTGATGAGGATCCAGGTGCCATCTTCCAAAAAGATACAAGCGTTGCCCAGTTTCGCCCAAAACCTCAAGAGATAAAAGAGCTCGATCCTATTCTTTCAGAGATGGTGATTATTAAAGGTGGTAACTTCCACCGCGGCAGCAATAATGGCGGGCGCGATGAGATCCCTCGCCACATGATCACGCTTGATAGCTTTGCAATCGACATCCATCCCGTAACAAACGAGCAGTTTGTTCGTTTTCTGCAGGCGATGGGTGGAGAGAAGGATGCGCAGAACAGCGACATTATTCGCCTTCGAGAGTCTCGCATCAAGCGCAGCGGCGGTAAGCTGAATATTGAATCGGGCTACAGTAAACACCCTGTTGTTGGCGTCACCTGGTATGGTGCGATCGCCTATGCCAAGTGGGTGGGTAAGCGCCTTCCAACAGAAGCGGAGTGGGAGGTCGCCGCATGCGGAAACTTAGAAGATTCTACATATCCTACAGGCGCAAATATCGAGCGCTCTCAAGCGAACTTCTTCAGCTCGGATACGACAACTGTGATGAGCTATCCGCCCAACAGCTGTGGTCTCTATGATATGGCTGGCAACGTGTATGAGTGGTGTAGCGACTGGTATGGCTACCACTACTATGATGTCTCCGTCCAAGAGCCAAACAATCCTCCTGGTCCAGCTCAAGGGATCTACCGCGTTCTACGCGGCGGCTGCTGGAAGAGCTTAAAAGAAGATATGCGCTGCTCTCACCGCCACCGCAACAATCCCGGCACCATGAACGGCACCTACGGCTTCCGCTGCGCTGCCGACGTTCAATAA